A genome region from Blautia coccoides includes the following:
- a CDS encoding PspC domain-containing protein, whose amino-acid sequence MSDKRLYRSSTNYMLAGVCGGIAEYFNIDPTLVRLAWVILSCFGMVWTGIVAYIIASIIIPK is encoded by the coding sequence ATGTCTGATAAGAGATTATATAGGTCATCTACAAATTATATGCTGGCTGGTGTGTGCGGAGGGATTGCGGAATACTTCAATATCGACCCGACACTGGTGAGGCTTGCGTGGGTGATACTTTCCTGCTTTGGGATGGTATGGACGGGGATTGTGGCGTATATTATTGCCTCAATCATCATACCGAAATAG
- a CDS encoding CAP domain-containing protein, producing the protein MKHKILPGFLAMAVVSAMAITPVRVQAASIEDVKQNLKSKGIIVAGNISNLDELKQKLESMGIDCSIPGWLVSLCPELPGNGQPEMPDSPDDNQPENPDIPDNEQPENPDTPDSEQPEAPDSPDNEQPEMPDTPDGEQPETPDSPDNNKPETPDSPDNNKPETPDSPDNNKPENPSLPDTDTENADFVRQVVDLVNRERAKAGLSPVTADTSIQAAAQVRAREIEKSFSHTRPDGSSFNTALTQQGVTYRGSGENIAWGQKTPEQVMNGWMNSEGHRANILNKNFTKIGVGYHQNASGINYWTQLFTY; encoded by the coding sequence ATGAAACACAAAATATTACCGGGATTTCTTGCGATGGCTGTGGTAAGCGCCATGGCTATCACCCCGGTCCGCGTACAGGCTGCTTCTATTGAGGATGTAAAGCAGAATCTGAAGAGCAAAGGTATTATCGTAGCAGGAAATATATCCAACCTGGACGAATTGAAACAAAAACTGGAAAGTATGGGCATTGACTGCTCCATTCCCGGCTGGCTGGTATCCCTCTGCCCGGAACTTCCGGGAAACGGACAGCCGGAAATGCCCGATTCTCCGGACGACAATCAGCCGGAAAACCCGGATATACCGGACAACGAACAGCCCGAAAATCCGGACACACCGGACAGTGAACAGCCTGAAGCCCCAGATTCTCCGGATAATGAACAACCGGAAATGCCGGATACACCGGACGGCGAACAGCCCGAAACCCCAGATTCTCCGGACAACAACAAACCCGAAACCCCAGATTCTCCGGACAACAACAAGCCCGAAACCCCAGATTCTCCGGACAACAACAAGCCCGAAAATCCCAGCCTCCCGGACACTGACACAGAGAATGCGGACTTTGTCCGTCAGGTAGTGGATCTTGTCAACCGGGAGCGTGCCAAAGCCGGTCTGTCACCTGTGACAGCCGATACTTCCATCCAGGCTGCCGCTCAGGTCAGAGCAAGGGAAATTGAGAAATCCTTCTCCCACACCCGTCCTGACGGAAGTTCCTTCAACACTGCCCTGACTCAGCAGGGCGTCACTTACCGCGGTTCAGGGGAAAACATTGCATGGGGCCAGAAAACCCCGGAGCAGGTTATGAACGGCTGGATGAACAGCGAAGGTCACAGAGCCAACATCCTAAATAAAAACTTCACCAAAATCGGCGTAGGCTACCACCAAAACGCCTCCGGCATTAACTATTGGACACAGTTATTCACATATTAA
- a CDS encoding small, acid-soluble spore protein, alpha/beta type: protein MSKKNDEKIDLNKIPRDEMLKYEIAEELGLLDQVLESGWKSLSAKETGRIGGIMTRRKRESKKAESTS, encoded by the coding sequence ATGAGCAAGAAAAATGATGAGAAGATTGATCTGAATAAGATTCCCCGTGATGAGATGCTGAAATATGAAATAGCAGAGGAGCTGGGTCTTCTTGACCAGGTTTTGGAGTCAGGTTGGAAGAGTCTTTCTGCCAAAGAGACAGGCCGGATCGGCGGCATTATGACAAGAAGAAAACGTGAAAGCAAAAAAGCAGAGAGTACATCGTAA
- a CDS encoding valine--tRNA ligase has product MSKELAKTYDPKGLEDRIYQKWLDNKYFHAEVNRDKKPFTIVMPPPNVTGQLHMGHALDETMQDILIRFKRMQGYEALWQPGTDHAAIATEVKVIEKLKAQGIDKNEIGREEFLKHAWEWKEEYGGKIINQLKKLGASADWDRERFTMDEGCSQAVQEVFIKLYEKGYIYKGSRIINWCPVCQTSISDAEVEHEDQDGFFWHINYPIVGEEGRYVEIATTRPETLLGDTAVAVNPEDDRYKDLVGKMLKLPLTDREIPVVADEYVDKEFGTGCVKITPAHDPNDFEVGKRHSLPEITIMNDDATINELGGKYAGMDRYEARKAMVKDLEEQGLLVKVVPHAHSVGTHDRCHATVEPMIKPQWFVRMKEMGEAAIKTLEDGSLQFVPDRFDKIYMHWLENIRDWCISRQLWWGHRIPAYYCDKCGEVTVAREMPKICPKCGCEHLTQDEDTLDTWFSSALWPFSTLGWPNKTEEMEYFYPTDVLVTGYDIIFFWVIRMVFSGLEQTGKTPFHHVLIHGLIRDSQGRKMSKSLGNGIDPLEVIDKYGADALRLTLMTGNAPGNDMRFYWERVEASRNFANKVWNASRFIMMNLEKAEVPTEIDLNTLTSADKWILSKVNTLATEVTENLDKYELGIAVQKVYDFIWEEFCDWYIEMVKPRLYNDEDNTKAAALWTLKTVLGNALKLLHPYMPFITEEIFCTLHPEEESIMIASWPVEKQEWSFKEDERAVEIIKEAVRSIRNVRTDMNVPPSKKAKVFVVSEEEEILQVFENGRVFFATLGYASEVTIQSDKAGIAEDAVSAVTSKAVIYMPFAELVDIEKEIERLNKEAERLNKELARVNGMLKNERFLSKAPESKVAEEKAKLEKYTNMMEQVKERLAQLGR; this is encoded by the coding sequence ATGAGCAAGGAACTTGCCAAGACTTATGACCCAAAGGGTCTGGAGGACAGAATTTATCAGAAATGGCTGGATAACAAATATTTCCACGCAGAAGTAAACAGAGACAAGAAACCATTTACCATAGTAATGCCCCCGCCCAATGTAACAGGCCAGCTCCATATGGGACACGCGCTGGATGAGACCATGCAGGATATCCTAATCCGTTTTAAGAGAATGCAGGGATACGAAGCATTGTGGCAGCCGGGCACAGACCATGCGGCCATTGCAACGGAAGTAAAAGTTATTGAAAAACTGAAAGCACAGGGAATTGATAAAAACGAGATTGGAAGAGAAGAATTTCTGAAGCACGCCTGGGAATGGAAAGAGGAATACGGCGGAAAGATCATCAACCAGCTAAAGAAACTGGGCGCATCTGCTGACTGGGACAGAGAACGTTTTACCATGGATGAGGGATGTTCCCAGGCAGTACAGGAAGTTTTCATTAAATTATACGAAAAAGGTTACATCTATAAAGGATCCCGCATTATCAACTGGTGTCCGGTATGTCAGACATCCATTTCTGACGCGGAGGTAGAGCATGAGGATCAGGACGGATTTTTCTGGCACATCAATTACCCTATCGTTGGAGAGGAAGGACGCTATGTAGAGATCGCAACCACGCGTCCAGAGACCCTTCTGGGAGATACGGCTGTTGCAGTTAATCCCGAGGATGACAGATACAAAGACCTGGTTGGTAAAATGCTGAAGCTGCCTCTGACAGACAGAGAGATCCCGGTTGTGGCAGACGAATATGTGGATAAAGAATTCGGTACCGGATGTGTGAAGATCACACCGGCCCATGACCCCAATGACTTTGAAGTGGGAAAACGCCACAGTCTGCCGGAGATCACCATCATGAACGATGATGCCACCATCAATGAGCTGGGCGGCAAATACGCGGGTATGGACCGCTATGAGGCCAGAAAAGCCATGGTAAAAGACCTGGAGGAACAGGGGCTTCTGGTGAAAGTGGTACCCCATGCCCACAGTGTCGGCACCCATGACCGCTGCCATGCCACAGTGGAGCCTATGATCAAGCCCCAGTGGTTTGTCAGGATGAAGGAGATGGGAGAGGCTGCCATCAAGACTCTGGAGGACGGCAGTCTGCAGTTTGTTCCCGACCGTTTTGATAAGATCTACATGCACTGGCTGGAGAATATCCGGGACTGGTGTATTTCCCGTCAGCTCTGGTGGGGACACAGGATCCCTGCCTATTACTGTGACAAATGCGGGGAGGTAACAGTTGCCAGAGAGATGCCGAAGATCTGCCCAAAATGCGGCTGTGAACATCTGACACAGGACGAGGATACCTTGGATACCTGGTTTTCCTCCGCACTCTGGCCTTTCTCCACACTGGGATGGCCAAACAAAACAGAGGAGATGGAGTATTTCTATCCCACAGATGTACTGGTAACAGGCTATGACATTATTTTCTTCTGGGTCATCCGTATGGTATTCTCAGGACTGGAGCAGACAGGTAAAACACCTTTCCACCATGTGCTGATCCACGGCCTGATCCGCGATTCCCAGGGCCGCAAGATGAGTAAATCCCTTGGAAACGGCATTGATCCTCTGGAGGTGATTGACAAATACGGCGCTGACGCGCTGCGGCTCACACTTATGACAGGAAACGCACCGGGCAATGACATGCGTTTTTACTGGGAGAGAGTGGAGGCAAGCCGAAACTTTGCCAACAAAGTATGGAACGCTTCCCGCTTTATCATGATGAACCTGGAAAAAGCGGAGGTTCCGACCGAGATCGATCTAAACACACTGACCAGCGCAGACAAGTGGATCCTCTCCAAAGTAAATACCCTGGCAACAGAGGTTACGGAGAACCTGGATAAATACGAGCTGGGCATTGCAGTCCAGAAAGTTTATGACTTTATCTGGGAGGAGTTCTGTGACTGGTATATCGAGATGGTAAAACCAAGGCTGTACAATGACGAGGACAACACCAAGGCAGCAGCACTCTGGACTCTGAAAACAGTTCTGGGCAATGCGCTGAAGCTTCTTCATCCCTATATGCCGTTTATCACAGAGGAAATCTTCTGTACCCTGCATCCGGAGGAGGAATCTATCATGATCGCGTCCTGGCCGGTGGAAAAACAGGAGTGGAGTTTCAAAGAGGATGAGCGCGCAGTGGAGATCATCAAAGAAGCTGTAAGGAGCATCCGAAATGTGCGTACAGATATGAATGTACCCCCAAGCAAAAAGGCAAAAGTATTTGTGGTTTCAGAGGAGGAAGAGATCCTTCAGGTATTTGAGAACGGAAGAGTCTTCTTCGCAACTCTGGGATATGCCAGTGAAGTAACCATCCAGTCTGACAAAGCAGGGATTGCGGAGGACGCTGTCTCCGCAGTGACATCAAAGGCTGTCATCTATATGCCTTTTGCAGAGCTGGTGGATATTGAGAAAGAGATTGAGCGCCTGAATAAAGAAGCGGAGCGTTTGAACAAAGAGCTTGCCCGTGTAAACGGAATGCTTAAAAACGAAAGATTCCTGAGCAAAGCGCCTGAGAGCAAGGTGGCTGAAGAGAAGGCCAAGCTTGAGAAATACACAAATATGATGGAACAGGTAAAGGAAAGACTTGCACAGCTTGGCAGGTAA
- a CDS encoding LTA synthase family protein: MNKKWLKYLNLLSLPIQMVVVMLGYFVIEAISRHSVGEAYVYMTERPLVFLYNSFLIFTTTLLVYLVRRRVFMRTLLAIFWLVLGIVNGVLLANRVTPFTGPDLHLLTDAFKIANKYLSPVFFVIVIVLAVAAVIGLVFLFLKGPKYQGKMTYKLNIPLVLAGVLAFAGTTKLALEKRVLSNYFGNIAFAYEDYGYPYCLATTIFNTGISCPRDYSEAAIKKIEKSESGLPETGEKRPNIIFLQLESFFDPTLVNFLNISEDPIPTFRKLMKEYSSGYYKVPSVGAGTANTEFESITGMSLRYFGPGEYPYKSILKETTCESAPYVLKNLGYSTHAIHNNEANFYGRKNVFANLGFDSFTSEEYMSEQDDTNPNDWMRDRNLTKYIMEALESSDDPDYIYTISVQGHGDYPEEPMIDDPKITVTGGESEAVNNKWEYYCNQIYEMDQFVKELTETLSKYDEDVVLVMYGDHLPTMGLKVKDVKNRYLFQTEYVIWDNMGLEKKDANVAAYQMAAEVMDRVGIHEGNIFRFHQARRQTKNYQVDLETLQYDILYGKQYVYDGENPFARTEMHLGVKDAVLEKIEKISDGRYYITGENFTQSAYVEVNGELLDATYISPTTLLLTDVELKDGDEVDVAIRSNSSTRKVLTRTDSMIYKVPVEPLAPEVPPLEGENTEGTGEIDPNAAGIGDDAAANPIGEENGTGTGAGESPIEVPNTENPVQN; encoded by the coding sequence ATGAATAAGAAGTGGTTAAAATATCTGAATCTGCTCTCTCTGCCGATTCAGATGGTAGTGGTCATGCTGGGATATTTTGTGATAGAAGCGATCTCCAGGCATTCCGTCGGTGAGGCATATGTCTACATGACGGAAAGGCCTCTGGTGTTTCTGTACAACTCCTTTCTGATCTTCACTACCACACTGTTAGTTTATCTGGTGCGCCGGAGGGTTTTCATGAGAACCCTTCTGGCCATCTTCTGGTTGGTTCTGGGAATCGTCAACGGCGTGCTTCTGGCAAACCGTGTCACACCGTTTACCGGTCCGGATCTGCATCTGCTCACAGATGCGTTTAAGATTGCCAACAAATATTTGTCACCGGTCTTTTTTGTGATCGTGATCGTTCTGGCAGTGGCAGCCGTCATAGGTCTGGTATTTCTGTTTTTGAAGGGACCGAAATACCAGGGGAAAATGACCTACAAGCTGAATATCCCTCTTGTGCTTGCAGGGGTGCTGGCTTTTGCGGGAACCACCAAGCTGGCACTTGAAAAGAGGGTGCTGTCCAACTATTTTGGAAATATTGCGTTTGCCTATGAAGATTACGGGTATCCCTATTGCCTGGCTACTACCATTTTCAATACGGGTATCAGCTGTCCAAGGGATTATTCGGAGGCTGCAATTAAAAAAATAGAGAAAAGTGAGAGCGGCCTGCCTGAAACAGGGGAAAAACGTCCCAACATTATTTTCCTGCAGCTTGAATCTTTTTTTGACCCTACACTTGTGAATTTCCTGAATATCTCCGAGGACCCTATCCCTACGTTCAGGAAACTGATGAAGGAATATTCCTCCGGCTACTATAAAGTCCCCAGCGTGGGTGCCGGAACAGCCAACACAGAGTTTGAGTCTATTACAGGTATGAGTCTGCGCTATTTTGGGCCGGGCGAGTATCCCTACAAGAGTATTTTGAAAGAGACAACCTGCGAGAGTGCGCCCTATGTACTGAAAAACCTGGGATACAGCACGCACGCCATTCACAACAATGAGGCCAATTTTTACGGGAGAAAGAATGTCTTCGCCAATCTGGGATTTGACAGTTTTACCTCAGAGGAATATATGTCAGAGCAGGACGACACCAATCCCAATGACTGGATGCGGGACAGAAACCTGACAAAATATATTATGGAAGCCCTGGAATCTTCCGATGATCCGGATTACATTTACACCATATCTGTGCAGGGACACGGGGATTATCCCGAAGAGCCTATGATCGACGACCCCAAGATCACCGTCACCGGCGGAGAGTCTGAGGCTGTCAATAACAAATGGGAATATTACTGCAACCAGATCTATGAGATGGACCAGTTTGTCAAAGAGCTTACGGAAACGCTGTCTAAGTATGATGAGGATGTGGTCCTTGTCATGTACGGAGACCATCTTCCAACCATGGGACTGAAGGTAAAGGATGTGAAGAACCGTTATCTGTTCCAGACAGAATATGTGATCTGGGACAATATGGGTCTTGAGAAAAAGGACGCCAATGTGGCCGCCTATCAGATGGCGGCAGAGGTCATGGACCGGGTGGGGATCCACGAGGGAAATATCTTCCGTTTCCATCAGGCCAGACGGCAGACGAAAAACTATCAGGTGGATCTGGAGACGCTCCAGTATGATATCCTTTATGGGAAGCAGTATGTCTATGACGGGGAGAATCCCTTTGCTCGGACAGAGATGCACCTGGGTGTAAAAGACGCTGTGCTTGAAAAAATCGAAAAGATTTCTGACGGCAGGTATTATATCACAGGGGAAAACTTCACCCAGTCCGCATATGTGGAGGTGAACGGAGAACTTCTGGATGCCACATATATCAGTCCCACAACCCTTCTGCTCACGGATGTGGAGTTAAAAGACGGGGATGAGGTGGATGTGGCGATCCGAAGCAACAGCTCCACCCGCAAGGTGCTCACCAGAACTGACAGCATGATCTACAAGGTACCTGTGGAGCCGCTGGCCCCGGAGGTGCCGCCTTTAGAAGGTGAGAATACAGAAGGCACAGGAGAGATTGACCCCAATGCAGCAGGTATAGGGGACGATGCCGCCGCAAATCCTATTGGGGAGGAAAACGGTACGGGGACAGGGGCCGGAGAAAGTCCCATTGAGGTGCCAAACACGGAAAACCCGGTACAGAATTAA
- a CDS encoding bifunctional folylpolyglutamate synthase/dihydrofolate synthase, with protein sequence MFTYEKAAAYIEEIPKFTKKNKLEHTRKCLDMLGSPDKNRKMIHVAGTNGKGSVCAFLSTMLEEGGYRCGLFTSPHLMKINERFQINEQMVSDEKFLEAFLKVKELSDRLVEQGDYHPTYFEFLFLMGMLIFEDEDVDIVVLETGLGGRLDATNSILNPMACVITSISLDHVEYLGDTIDKIAGEKAGIIKKGVPVIFDANNETAAAVIRRRAEELGCPCHQVKAESQKLLSYTPKGIGFTFDSAVYGTTELFVPFIAKYQMMNASMAVETMGVLKGIHKIEKETLKKGLEHTRWQGRMETILPGVIVDGAHNEDGIAQFVETVRYFQEEYSITLLFATVSDKDYEDMIHRVCSGLKFANVVTTEIWGSRKQSAEELAELFRANGCGNVLAVPNSGEAFEKAYALKGDGLMFVVGSLYLAGEIKDYVRRRMND encoded by the coding sequence TTGTTTACTTATGAAAAAGCAGCAGCATACATTGAAGAAATTCCTAAATTCACAAAGAAAAATAAACTGGAACACACCAGGAAATGCCTGGACATGCTGGGCAGTCCCGATAAAAATAGAAAGATGATCCATGTGGCAGGAACTAACGGAAAGGGAAGCGTCTGCGCTTTTCTGTCCACCATGCTGGAGGAAGGCGGTTACAGATGCGGTCTTTTTACATCCCCCCATCTGATGAAGATCAATGAGAGATTTCAGATCAATGAGCAGATGGTCTCAGATGAAAAATTTCTGGAGGCCTTTCTGAAGGTCAAGGAGCTTTCCGACCGTCTTGTGGAGCAGGGGGATTACCATCCTACCTATTTTGAGTTTTTGTTTCTCATGGGAATGTTGATATTCGAGGATGAGGATGTTGACATTGTTGTATTGGAGACCGGTCTTGGCGGAAGGCTTGATGCGACCAACTCCATTTTGAACCCAATGGCCTGCGTCATTACATCCATCAGCCTGGACCATGTGGAATATCTGGGAGATACCATTGACAAGATAGCCGGCGAGAAGGCAGGCATTATCAAGAAAGGCGTGCCGGTCATCTTCGATGCCAATAACGAGACAGCCGCTGCTGTTATCCGCAGGCGCGCAGAGGAGCTTGGATGCCCATGCCACCAGGTAAAGGCTGAGAGTCAGAAGCTTTTGTCTTATACGCCAAAGGGGATCGGTTTCACCTTTGATTCGGCAGTTTACGGGACTACAGAGCTGTTTGTTCCATTTATCGCAAAATACCAGATGATGAATGCCTCAATGGCAGTGGAGACTATGGGCGTCCTCAAAGGCATCCATAAGATAGAGAAGGAAACCTTAAAAAAAGGGTTGGAGCATACCAGATGGCAGGGCCGAATGGAGACCATACTTCCGGGAGTGATCGTGGACGGTGCCCATAATGAGGATGGGATCGCCCAGTTTGTAGAGACGGTCCGGTATTTCCAGGAGGAATATTCCATAACGCTTCTTTTTGCCACGGTATCGGATAAGGACTATGAGGATATGATACACAGAGTCTGCAGCGGACTTAAATTTGCCAATGTGGTGACAACAGAGATATGGGGCAGCAGGAAGCAGTCAGCAGAAGAGCTGGCAGAGCTTTTCAGGGCAAACGGATGCGGCAATGTTCTGGCAGTGCCGAATTCGGGGGAGGCGTTTGAGAAGGCATACGCCCTGAAGGGGGACGGCCTGATGTTTGTTGTGGGTTCCTTGTATCTTGCCGGGGAGATAAAGGATTACGTAAGGAGGAGAATGAATGATTAA
- a CDS encoding tetratricopeptide repeat protein, with amino-acid sequence MNCMICQAQLNTSPYCPKCGCNVTAQKKAVALSNLYYNQGLEKAQIRDLSGAITCLKRSLKMNKCNIQARNLLGLVYFETGEVVAALSEWVISKNIMPDGNVASDYINKLQSNANRLDTINTSIKKYNQCLEYCRTGNLDMAKMQLKKVPTSNPKLIKGYHLLSLIYIKEGAYEKARKQLKIAAKIDKTNTTTLRFLREVDDQTGRMTSLEPRFKAKEKNREEKDGRVIYNSGNDTIIQPPEYRERTVTNTLINLIIGLLVGASALWFLIVPAKTQKINNEANKKIVEYSDKVATQAAEIDRMQQEIDASSQSVNTANEQIAQANTKSESYDNLIKAWQAYNSGSYQNAANALESVDASLLSVDAKSMYDTIMNDIGETVKAGYKSAGITAYENQDYASAIDNLLKAQDIGEPDYDSMFYLAQSYQKSGDNANAIVWYQKIIDAFPGTSYASDAKDYMTAIGGTPTQTSAGQENGGEGSAPADEGQPQEDTTGQDDGGEGGTDPGYTDDNQDDNNGDDNNGDEYGDGGDNQDGWEDTGEE; translated from the coding sequence ATGAATTGTATGATATGCCAAGCACAGCTCAACACTTCACCTTACTGCCCAAAGTGCGGGTGTAATGTGACCGCCCAGAAAAAGGCAGTGGCTCTGTCCAATCTCTATTATAATCAGGGGCTGGAGAAGGCACAGATCCGTGACTTGTCCGGGGCAATTACCTGCCTGAAACGAAGCCTGAAGATGAACAAATGCAATATCCAGGCAAGAAATCTTCTGGGGCTGGTTTATTTTGAGACCGGGGAGGTGGTAGCGGCTTTAAGTGAATGGGTCATCAGCAAGAATATTATGCCGGACGGCAATGTGGCGTCAGACTACATCAATAAGCTGCAGAGCAATGCCAACCGGTTAGACACCATCAACACCAGTATTAAGAAATATAACCAGTGTCTCGAATACTGCCGTACCGGTAATCTGGATATGGCGAAGATGCAGTTGAAAAAAGTGCCTACCAGCAACCCTAAGCTGATCAAGGGCTATCATCTGCTCTCTCTGATCTATATAAAGGAAGGCGCGTATGAGAAGGCCAGAAAACAGCTAAAAATTGCCGCGAAGATTGATAAGACCAATACCACCACACTGCGTTTCCTGCGGGAGGTGGATGACCAGACGGGAAGAATGACCAGTCTGGAGCCGAGATTTAAGGCAAAAGAAAAGAACCGTGAGGAAAAGGACGGTCGGGTGATCTATAACTCGGGCAATGACACCATCATACAGCCCCCGGAATACAGGGAGAGAACTGTGACCAACACGCTGATCAATCTGATCATCGGACTGCTTGTAGGTGCATCTGCGCTTTGGTTCCTCATTGTTCCTGCCAAGACACAGAAGATCAATAATGAGGCCAACAAAAAAATCGTGGAATACAGTGACAAGGTGGCTACCCAGGCCGCGGAGATAGACAGGATGCAGCAGGAGATCGATGCCTCCTCCCAGTCTGTAAACACGGCCAATGAGCAGATCGCCCAGGCGAACACCAAGTCAGAGAGCTATGATAATCTGATCAAAGCATGGCAGGCATACAACAGCGGCAGCTATCAGAATGCAGCCAATGCGCTGGAGAGCGTGGATGCGTCCCTGCTCTCTGTGGATGCCAAGTCCATGTATGATACGATCATGAATGACATCGGGGAAACTGTGAAGGCCGGGTATAAGAGCGCAGGTATCACTGCGTATGAAAATCAGGATTATGCTTCTGCCATTGATAATCTGCTGAAGGCACAGGATATAGGAGAACCGGACTATGACTCCATGTTCTATCTGGCCCAGTCTTATCAGAAGAGCGGTGACAATGCCAATGCTATTGTATGGTATCAGAAGATCATAGATGCATTTCCGGGCACCAGCTATGCCAGTGATGCCAAGGATTATATGACAGCCATTGGCGGAACACCCACGCAGACGTCAGCAGGGCAGGAAAACGGCGGAGAGGGTTCAGCGCCCGCTGATGAGGGACAGCCTCAGGAAGATACAACAGGCCAGGATGACGGCGGCGAAGGCGGTACAGATCCCGGATACACAGATGATAACCAGGATGACAACAACGGGGACGACAATAACGGCGACGAATACGGTGATGGCGGTGACAACCAGGATGGCTGGGAGGACACCGGGGAAGAATAA
- a CDS encoding STAS domain-containing protein codes for MEDVLKKRGSCLMVYVPQELDHHFATQITDEVDKELKKGNVRQLVFDFSGTTFMDSSGIGMLMGRYRLLHYSGGRVSAIHVNDRVNRIMRLSGIYKYIEISQEAVWHQKRR; via the coding sequence ATGGAAGATGTGTTAAAAAAGAGGGGCAGTTGTCTTATGGTTTATGTGCCCCAGGAGCTGGACCACCATTTTGCCACGCAGATAACCGATGAGGTGGACAAGGAACTGAAGAAGGGAAATGTCCGTCAGCTGGTCTTTGATTTTTCCGGTACGACCTTTATGGACAGTTCCGGGATTGGCATGCTTATGGGAAGATACCGCCTTCTGCATTACAGCGGGGGCAGAGTGTCAGCGATCCATGTGAATGACAGAGTGAACAGGATCATGCGACTGTCAGGGATCTACAAATATATTGAAATCAGCCAGGAAGCTGTCTGGCACCAGAAAAGAAGGTAA
- the spoIIAB gene encoding anti-sigma F factor — MENTNEMTLEMDSRSCNEGLARITVAAFATQLNPTLEEVADIKTAVSEAITNCIVHAYEKETEKIRIDCIIRGRELTVAVTDHGRGIENVERAMEPMFTTKPEQDRSGMGFAFMEAFMDMLEVESEPGKGTVVRMKKKIGTGSQVFE; from the coding sequence ATGGAGAATACCAATGAAATGACATTGGAGATGGACAGCCGTTCCTGCAACGAAGGGCTGGCACGGATCACGGTGGCAGCATTTGCCACCCAGTTAAATCCCACACTTGAGGAGGTGGCGGATATTAAGACTGCTGTCTCCGAGGCGATCACAAACTGTATTGTACATGCTTATGAGAAGGAGACAGAGAAGATCAGGATAGACTGCATCATCCGCGGCAGAGAGCTGACCGTGGCAGTGACTGACCACGGGCGGGGAATTGAGAATGTGGAGCGGGCTATGGAACCCATGTTTACCACAAAGCCGGAGCAGGACCGTTCAGGCATGGGCTTTGCCTTTATGGAGGCATTTATGGATATGCTGGAAGTAGAATCAGAACCGGGAAAGGGTACTGTCGTCCGGATGAAGAAAAAAATCGGAACCGGAAGTCAGGTCTTTGAGTAG
- a CDS encoding SigF/SigG family RNA polymerase sporulation sigma factor has protein sequence MEDILALIGRAHQGDKEARDTLVEKNIGLVHSIVRRFLNRGVEAEDLFQIGSIGLLKAIDKFDTSYDVKFSTYAVPMITGEIKRFLRDDGMMKVSRSLKEICCRAYTAREELMMENGKEPEMEEIAERIAVTREELVMAMESGAQIESLQKTIYQGDGTDISLEDKIEEQRNDQEHLLNRMMLEQMLGTLDPEERKLIYMRFFQEKTQTQIAGELGISQVQVSRLEKKILNRLREKI, from the coding sequence ATGGAGGATATCCTTGCCCTTATCGGGCGTGCGCACCAGGGAGATAAGGAAGCAAGAGATACGCTGGTAGAGAAAAATATTGGTCTGGTACACAGCATTGTAAGGCGTTTTCTGAACCGGGGTGTGGAGGCAGAGGATCTGTTTCAGATAGGAAGCATCGGTCTTTTAAAGGCCATTGATAAATTTGACACTTCTTATGATGTGAAATTCTCCACGTATGCAGTACCCATGATCACGGGGGAAATCAAACGCTTTTTAAGAGATGACGGCATGATGAAGGTCAGCCGCTCCTTAAAGGAAATATGCTGCCGGGCTTACACAGCCAGAGAGGAACTGATGATGGAAAACGGGAAAGAACCGGAGATGGAGGAGATCGCGGAGCGTATTGCGGTAACCCGGGAGGAACTGGTGATGGCTATGGAGTCAGGGGCACAGATAGAGTCCCTGCAGAAGACCATTTATCAGGGAGACGGCACGGATATTTCCCTTGAAGACAAGATTGAGGAACAGAGAAATGATCAGGAGCACCTTTTAAATCGCATGATGCTGGAACAGATGCTGGGCACATTGGATCCGGAGGAGAGAAAATTGATCTACATGCGTTTCTTCCAGGAAAAAACCCAGACACAGATTGCGGGAGAGCTGGGGATATCCCAGGTTCAGGTGTCCAGGCTTGAGAAAAAAATACTGAACCGCCTGCGGGAGAAGATTTGA